The following DNA comes from Maylandia zebra isolate NMK-2024a linkage group LG6, Mzebra_GT3a, whole genome shotgun sequence.
ataatgtgactgaaaaaaatcgcacagtgtctgcccagctttaggtgtactgtcgtccgagacgtgcaccgcagtgtcggcgtttgtttccctgttggccatgcttcttgttgtggtcacctgttgtcttccggtattttctccgaaagcgacctttcctcgaccaatgagatgagcggtaatctgaattgtcatactcgaattgtcataagtgtgctgtcagctcattggtcacaaagcaggagaggggctgggaattatgttttcaaacaaggcgttaattccataaacatttatagactacttttggttctcactgtattacgggacaaagtgcgtcccttattagctcaatacgggacgtgtacttttgtttcgaaatacgggacgattccgtattttaagggacggttggcaaccctagttaTCACGATAACAGAGTATGTCCTCCCCTTGGCCAACGTggatgcagcctgtgactctCTCCACTCTGTGGTCAGCAGACTACAAATGCAATCTCTGAGAGCCCTTCTTCtaatatcaggggactttaATCATGTCTCACTGGACTTGGACATTGGACATGCCCAaccagagacaataaaacactaGACTTACTGTAGGCCAATGCAGAAGGGCATAAAGTTCATCTCTCCCTCCCCTGAGCTgcagagatggtcagaggagagtGAGCAGGCTCTTAAGGACTGTTTTGAGTCTACTATGTGGGAGGTGATCTGTGACGACCACAGTGAGGACACTGACAGCCTTGTGACATGCATTACGGACTATATTaacttctgtgtggataacactgCACCCACCAGGATTGTgcggtgtttctccaacaacaagccttggattaccccagaaattaaagccCTCCTCAAGCAGATGAGGAGATCCTTCAAATCTAGAGACAAgaaggagttgaaaagggtgcagagagagctgagaggactgataaggaatgggtaggacagctacaggcagaagactgagaaccagcttcagcaaaacaacaaaGTCTAGAGAGGCCTTAGAACCATCTCAGGCCACAAAGATCAGAACCCTCTGCCCGTGGgggatgtgaggtgggcaaatgaactgaatcagtTCTTTAATAACAGGTTTGATTCATCCATGAGGCAGTCttcaacatcggctgcagactcacacacccccactgctgctgttccacccctgacacctcagacacttcacacctcctctactcaccctgctcactactccccacccccaacaacagttCCAATACACATTCAACACAAGGCttcagcctgtctctctcaaacacccaggttaggagggaaatGAGAATTAAAgccaagaaggcagcgggtccagatggcatcagctcaggtcgtcaggtcctgcggagacaaactgtgtggggtgatggagcacatcttcaacctgagACTGgggagagtcccacagctctggaaaacctcctgtgttgtaccagtgccaaagactccACGTCCAAaagacctcaacagctacaggctggtggctctgacatccgacctgatgaagaccctggagcggctGGTCCTGAATCAGCTTCGGCCCCTGGTGAGCTcatcacttcagtttgcctaccagcctggcattggagtgtatgatgccgtcattcacctcctacattgTTTCCTCTCTCACCTGGAGGGCGCTgggagcactgtgagaatcatgttcttagATTTCTCTAATGCCTTTAATGCCATTCTTCCCAcagttctgaaggacaagctggagaacacaggagtggaccatcacctcactacatggatactggactacctcaccgattgaccacagtatgtgagaactcagggctgtgtgtcagACAGGGTTGTCTGCAGTACAGGGGCACCATGGGGAatggttctggctccgttcctcttcaccatctaccgTACACTGCAAACTTCTCCCAAAAATCCACCCAGTGCCTCCTTCAGCAGTtatctgatgactctgcaatagtcagACTCATCACTGATAGGGATGACAAAGAGTACAGAGAACTGACCAatgactttgtggactggtgccagcagaaCTGCCACCAGATCAACACTaataaaaccaaggagctggtgtcagacttccgcaggcacaaacatcctccactgcaaccactaaGCATCCAAGGTATGgccattgaggctgtggacagctactgGTACCTTGGTGTTTATCTGAACAATAattcagacgccctctacagaaGAGGGCAGACAAATGGTCAAAATTAGGCAAATCTACAGTGCATTTCCAGCTCAACAGCGACACCCTGTGACGTATTCAAGTCActaccttacaatattaaaccaaaaacacaaactctATGTCACCCAGTAAATATTCTGTTCTATTTACTGGGGACATTTCATTCTTGCATGTACCAACTTCCTGTTTGTCATtcatagtaaaataaaaatgcacaacTTAATGTCAGCACTTGTGTCATCACAGGTTCACACAGAACCCTCTGGCTCTGTATCCTGTCTTCACCAAATGGCCAAGGAATAAGCTCAACACAAACAAGATGGCCATATCCAGCTCAACAATTTTTAAAGTGCTAACAGGTGATTCTTTGAGACCACAGATTTTCCCCCCACAGTTTATTGTTTTACTACTAGAAGTGATGAGTATACTTTTAATAATCCTACAGCAGTAATTAATCACAGAGCTGGGAGATGAATTGAATTATGATTTAAATCACAACTCTGTCTTTTAACAACTAATTAAACAAGATCATCGCTCAACCCTGTGACCTGAGACATCAATCAGTGAAAACTGTGGGCCAATAAGGAGCGTCAGATGCCTTCTGAAGGTGGGTGTGATGTTTAAAAGGAAGTGTATCCTTGTCTTTGATGTctactttaaaaatgcattgatCTACATTTCAGAAAATCGCATTGTTCAAAACTGAGTAAATCCAAAATGTTTCACTTGATCACATGTCAAATGATAAAATTTCTTGTATGTAAAATTTCAAAATGTGGTATAGTTATATTCTTGTCTGGTAACAATAATAGACTGAGCtggctctttttttctcctttaaaaatgctacattgtCTTCCTCCACACatgaatgaatgtgtgttttgAAATAAGTCAAGATATAAAACTATCACATTCTGCTTTATTAAACCTATTCTGCCATGTTCCGATTTTTTGAAAGGTTTCAAAGTAGGTTACACATttaaatgaaacaggaagttggtgatgtttttttttttcaactcacatacaatgaaaacaaacagaaatcaggGCATGAAACTGAAACATTTTGATTGATATTGTGGCATGCAGAGGAATAGTGATGTGcgaatcatgaacgaatcgctcagtactcgagaatcactttactgactcgtgcataatgattcacaagcccaactgactcactgactcattccTGTTGCTATTGGCAAACTAATTTCATTAGTcgaaatatatctagcttataattaaaattgtggggggaaaaaacaacagccagtttcttaacaaaagcatttctgctctgaactggaagaaaaaaccctgagtagaaagCTTCCcagttcacagtagcatcgctctgctaacatgctaacagcacatttgagttaCTCACCCCTTGCTCCTGTGCTGATTCATAGCctaagcgaatcactcaggactcactcaccccctcatttagatgagaaaatatatatttgacacatttgaggaaaatactaataaaattaaataaaattaaaaataaatgttccctttagaaatctttttttttttgctctataaaaatagttgtttttctttttcaatcactcatcttagcagtaggatttacatgaaaatccttctcgattcagtaaaaagaattgAATATACCATCACTACAGAGGAATCTTAGCCAAGACACTACATAAATTCAGAGCTTGCTGCTCAACCCCAAGCTGACAGGGGGAGCTTTTCATTAAACACTTGCTGGTGCTACAATGTGCTTCAAGGGTCAATAACAGCATAACAGAACTCACTTATGGTACTGCATTCTTTC
Coding sequences within:
- the LOC143419053 gene encoding uncharacterized protein LOC143419053; amino-acid sequence: MRIKAKKAAGPDGISSGRQVLRRQTVWGDGAHLQPETGESPTALENLLCCTSAKDSTSKRPQQLQAGGSDIRPDEDPGAAGPESASAPVLKDKLENTGVDHHLTTWILDYLTD